In Deinococcus aquaedulcis, the genomic stretch CATAAGGAGGGGCGTTTCCGAAGGGTGAAGAAAATTGAGTCCAGTGGCTTCAACTCCTGACCAAACAAATTGTGCTTCGGCTCAGCTCTGAGCTAACATTCTAGCTAAGGAGCAACCATGACCGTCTTCAACATGCACGATGCCAAAACGCAGCTCAGTAAGCTGGTGGACGCCGCCGAGCGTGGTGAAACGGTGGTCATCGCCCGGAATGGCAAGCCTGCCGTCCAGCTCACCGCCGTGGGCGCAGCTGGGCAACGGTGGTCCCCCGAAGCGCTGGCCTTTTTCGCGTCTGCCCCTTCCCCCGAACTGGCCGACTTCGAGATTCCAGAAGATGACTTGCTGCCCCTGCCCGAGCGGGACCTCTTCTGATTCGCTTCCTGCTGGACACTGACACCATCAGCCTCGCTGTGCGGGGAGAGGGAGCGGTTCGGAGCCACCTTGCTGCCACGCCCCTGGCCGAACTGGCGATCAGCAGCGTCACCCTCATGGAACTGGAGTTTGGCCTGAGCCTCAAACCTGCCCGCCGGGCCGCCGTGGAGGCCGCCCTGAACCTGTGGCTGCCGCAGGTGGCGGTGCTGGACTACGGGCCGCAAGATGCCCGCATCACAGCGCACATCCGCACCGCCCTCCGTCAACAGGGCACACCCATCGGTCCCTATGACTTGCTGAACGCGGGGCTGGCGCTGGCGCGCGGCCTCACGCTGGTCACGCACAACACGCGCGAGTACGAGCGGGTGGACGGCTTGCGCCTTGCAGACTGGATGGGTGGCAGCCCCGACACGATTTGACGCGCTGGCCTCTTACGCTGAGGCATGGACAGAGCGACGCAGCAAGCGTGGTACCTGTGGGCCAAGAGTGACCGCAACGAAAAGAAAACGCTGGAGGATGGCCGTTACCTGCCCGTCCTGACGCACCTGCTGGATGTGGCCGCGTGTACCTGGGAGATTCTGGAACTGGAGCCGCCGCACACGCTGGCCCTGCTTGCCGAGGATTATGGCCTGGACGTGGACACGGCCCGCCGCTGGGTCTGCGCCCTAGCTGGGCTGCATGACCTGGGCAAAGCCAGCCCCACCTTTCAGGCGCTGTGGGACATGGCAAAAAAGAGGCCGCTGGCTGGGGTAGAGCGGCTGGTGGCAGGCGCGGGAACGAACAAGGTTCCACACGGGGAAGTCTCGCAATTGTTACTCCCCTGTCTGTTGACCCTAGTGGGTTGGGAGGAACAGGCTGCTAATCGGGTAGCGGACGCGGTGGGTTGTCACCACGGACGCCGGATTGACAAGCACGTGGTGGAGAAAATTCAGGATGCGGAAGCGGGAAAGGGGGATTGGGGAGAAGCTCGCTTCATTTTGTTTGAGAAGGTGCTGGAAGCAGTTGGCCTTGACCCAGAGAGCCCACCCGTTCCCCCCCTCCCCGATCTCTCCGCCCCCGCCTATATGCGCCTCGCCGGGCTGACCAGCTTCGCCGACTGGGTGGGCAGCAGCTTCGAGGTACCTTCCGAGGTGGACCCGGTGCCCATCCAGGACCCGGCAGCCTACTTTGAGAAGGCGCGCGGCAAGGCGAGGACCAAGCTGGAGAGCATCGGCTGGACCCGGCGCGAGCCCTTGCAGCAAGAAGTTCAATCGCCCGCCGAGATGTTTGCATATATCCCCGGCTTTGCCCCCCGCGCCCTGCAAGAGCAACTGGCGGCCCTCCTGCCCAGTCTGAACGCGGAACCCACCCTGATCCTGGTGGAAGCGCCCATGGGCGAGGGCAAGACGGAGGCCGGGCTGCACGCGGCGACGTGGCTGCAAACCAAACTGGGGCACCGAGGGCTGTACGTCGCGCTGCCCACCCAGGCGACGGGGAACGCGATGTACACACGCTTTCGCCGCTTTCTGCACGAGGCGTCGCAGCGGGACATCGAGCCGGACCTGCAACTGATGCACGGGGGCGCGCTGCTCAACAAGGCCTATCAGGAGAACATCACGCGGACCCTCAACCCGGCCCGTGATCCTTCTACTGCCGACGAGGAGCGGCTCAACGTGCGCGCCGAGAGCTGGTTCAGCGCCCGCAAACGCGCGGGCCTGAGCGAATACGGCGTGGGCACGGTGGACCAGGCGCTGCTGGGGGTGCTGGGGGTGCCCCACCAGTTCGTGCGGCTGTGGGGCCTGGGCAACCGGGTGGTGCTGCTGGACGAGATTCACGCCTACGACACCTACACGGGCCACCTGATCCACGCCCTGCTGCGCTGGCTCAGGGCCCTGGGCAGCTCGGTCATCCTGATGAGCGCCACCCTGCCCGCAGCCAGCCGCCGCGAGTTGCTAGATGCCTGGGGCACGCGGGAGGAGGGCGAGGCGGCACCGTATCCCCGCCTGACCGTCGCCCAGAGTGGGGAAGCCAAGTCCCACCACATCGCCGGCAGCCGAACACAGACGCCCATCACCGTGCGGAGCCTGGGCGCTTCGGTGGAGGAGGTGGCACAAAAGGCGCTGGACCTCGCGGTGGGTGGGGGCTGCGTGGCCGTCATCGTCAACACCGTGCAGCGGGCGCAGGACGTGTTCAGCGTGATCCGTG encodes the following:
- a CDS encoding type II toxin-antitoxin system Phd/YefM family antitoxin; translated protein: MTVFNMHDAKTQLSKLVDAAERGETVVIARNGKPAVQLTAVGAAGQRWSPEALAFFASAPSPELADFEIPEDDLLPLPERDLF
- a CDS encoding PIN domain-containing protein is translated as MDTDTISLAVRGEGAVRSHLAATPLAELAISSVTLMELEFGLSLKPARRAAVEAALNLWLPQVAVLDYGPQDARITAHIRTALRQQGTPIGPYDLLNAGLALARGLTLVTHNTREYERVDGLRLADWMGGSPDTI
- the cas3 gene encoding CRISPR-associated helicase Cas3'; amino-acid sequence: MDRATQQAWYLWAKSDRNEKKTLEDGRYLPVLTHLLDVAACTWEILELEPPHTLALLAEDYGLDVDTARRWVCALAGLHDLGKASPTFQALWDMAKKRPLAGVERLVAGAGTNKVPHGEVSQLLLPCLLTLVGWEEQAANRVADAVGCHHGRRIDKHVVEKIQDAEAGKGDWGEARFILFEKVLEAVGLDPESPPVPPLPDLSAPAYMRLAGLTSFADWVGSSFEVPSEVDPVPIQDPAAYFEKARGKARTKLESIGWTRREPLQQEVQSPAEMFAYIPGFAPRALQEQLAALLPSLNAEPTLILVEAPMGEGKTEAGLHAATWLQTKLGHRGLYVALPTQATGNAMYTRFRRFLHEASQRDIEPDLQLMHGGALLNKAYQENITRTLNPARDPSTADEERLNVRAESWFSARKRAGLSEYGVGTVDQALLGVLGVPHQFVRLWGLGNRVVLLDEIHAYDTYTGHLIHALLRWLRALGSSVILMSATLPAASRRELLDAWGTREEGEAAPYPRLTVAQSGEAKSHHIAGSRTQTPITVRSLGASVEEVAQKALDLAVGGGCVAVIVNTVQRAQDVFSVIRERHVGNLRTVLNKGAKDDLCAILFHARYPADDRDKRETAVLKFLGPQPYENKELGVKEADYRPRRLILIATQVAEQSLDFDADVMISDLAPIDLLLQRAGRLHRHAKNGGRRHGHTTPNLWVAGLDTWPATAMDTHKWQWVYAPHLLYRTWLKLKDGSQIELPADLDVLVQDVYGESEWFTLEQEQRAQLDAATAKFRNETGNDARFGDLAHIGNPEDFFNNVPTVRPEPDGEPTHDDEWPQTRLGEQNIRLVPVHRVRSEYFLDPEGKKPAHTGTWVGKLDRDQATTIFKRSLRVSRRELVHLAPQLAPGHTSWSDDTLLSDCVPLPLVNGKVRVGNLDVELDPELGLIYRSLSPES